The Oryza brachyantha chromosome 7, ObraRS2, whole genome shotgun sequence genomic interval CGCATCTGGTATTGTTCTTCCGGGATGAATTTTAGACTGTGGTCTAACTTGAGGGACTACAAGTGAACTTATTCATTCTTCCAGGCATCTTGTCAGAAGAATTCACATGGGcttaaagacaaaaaaaaaatgcagagcATAAAGAAATTTTTGAATGACCTTGAAATTTGAAGAACTTTTCATGCCAACATTATGAAGATATTTCTTTCTTAGtatcaggtcatgcctggttATTAAGATCGTTCTGCTAATTAGTTAATAGAATATGTGAAGAATGGTCTATATCTTCTCTTTGTGCGTCATACAGCAAAGTTGTTCGTCCATACAGTGTTAATAGATgacatcatttaatttttggcatttgtttaaccattcattttatttaataaatttatatgattattatttaatttaattgtatttattactaaatttattttaattatatttgacagttttacatatttacataaattttttggataagataaatggtcaaacgtgtgccaaaaaattaatagtgttatttattaaaatatggaggagTATTATATATGGTTATTTTGAGACCGATCTAGACGTCTTCTTGTTATCTTATTCTATAGCCgtattttgaatttgaactaaattttagagttCAATTGTTGGGGTTTCTATCTATTATGTTTCTCATAATTGGCTTTTAATCGCTAATAACATCAATATACAAgtttaattcataatttttttattgcttcGTTTAATTTTGCTTGGCTTATCAATGGTAGCTCAAACCATCATAGCGTGATTTATATCAAAAGAATTCTTGTACTCAAATTTAAATGTCGGTCCAATTTTAATAAACACTTCAAAAGACATGTTTTCAGAGAGCACTCACCGTCTTCTTGTTATAGGTTCACCtgtagctaaaatttaaaattttaaaacttaaatatagagttgattttggttccCTTGTTCTTAGATCCACCAATATAATaagagttttactctcattgttccttttgtacctcgaggtaccaaattgttttttagcattagatctagctaagtaggatgtgcattgttggatccaacgatcagaaatgatttggtatcgcGAGTTtctggtacctcgaggtacaaaaggaaggatgagagtaaaactcatataataaatatgtggtaaaagttttacccataaattatttttagctgtttaatttatttttctactatTTATGAAGGGTAGCTCATAACTCATAAAAACTCACAAAATTAACCGCGTCTTTATTGAATGAAATGAAACAGAGGTGTGATACATTTTGCACATTCCTCGTGCACACAATCGAACGTACTCGTCAAGCCAAGAAGTACGTCGAGATgtaaattcaaaaatcaaaaataaaaagagagataCATTTTGCACACAAAGAGATCATGAAATTCAAAAcacacccaaaaaaaacatatttaattagGAGACTCCACGATCCATGGCCGTCAAGAACGTACGTACGTAAGTGAAGTTTAATATTATATCttaccatgcatgcacgcatggATGCATCAGGCGTAGCATTCGTAGAGCTTGATGTCCATCTGCAGCCGGAAGTAGGACAGATCCGACGAGGCCTCGTCGGTGCGGAGCGTGGCGACGCCGCGCGCCATGAAGAAGTCGCCGGTGCCGCCCACGACGGAGACGTCCCTCGTCTTCTCCGACATGAGGTCGGCGCCCATGAGGTTGAGCGTGCCGTGGCGCCCCGTGGAGTTGAAGACGATGGAGAAGGCGAACCACGCGTTGGGCGCCTCCTTCTTGTCGTAGAGGTAGAGCCCCTGCGCGCGCACCGCCGTCTCCtccagcgccggcggcagcgccttCCCCTCCGTCACCGGATCGTTGAacaccaccacctcgccgaAGAAGTAGCCGCTCCTCGACACGGCGGTGCTCAGCGCCGTCGGCttggtggccgccgccgacgtggagTTGGACGTGCTGTTGCTGTAGTCGTAGATGATGTCGTGGAGGTAGAGCCTCATCTCCTTGCACGGCTCGCCGTAGCTGGACACGAAGCTcctgccgcggcggccgccatgcgcgccgctcgccgagCTCAGGCCGACCAGCACAACGGCTGCGGCCACGATCAGAGACGCCTTGGACCAAGTCGCCATCACGccctaattaattagcttctCGCAGTGCAATTAATGTAGCTATAGCTAAGCTTAATGAGCCTGTGAGATGAGCGAGCTCGATCGAGATGAAGCTAAGCTGCAGCTGCGATGTGGAGCTCGAGTTGTGCATGGCTATTTATAGAGATCGATTGTGAAATGGGAATAATGCTGACCACCAGCAGCGgatctagaaaaaatatttgaagagGCTAGACGATAGAGCGGCGgatccagaaaaaatatttagagaggCTAGACGATAGAGAAGTAAAAACTCATGAACGCTGATGTCTACTTCCAGTCCTTATTCTCTTCAGtaataacaaaaattttcttgatGTCTACTTCCATATCTTATTCTCTTCAataataccaaaaattttgttaGCGGGCTAACGAGGGCTTCAATGGTGTCGATCAGGTAGGAGGGGCTAAAAACCCCCTAGCCCGGTGATAAATCCGCCCCTGCTGACCACTCTGTGACCTGGTGAATTGTTTATTGCCAAATTCCGAGTTGTTAGGATGAAAAGAGGAAGTGAGACGTACGCAAAGGGATACGACTGTTTCGATCTCCTTCTCCTGTTCTGCTTTGCTTGATTCTGACGCCGTAAATGTACTGTACATGtagattatattatatatattttgtgagcATGCAGGAGAGGCCCATACCATCAGCCCATATGCGCTGCAGATCGAGCATGATGATGCAGCAAATTTggttcaaaatttttgaaaatttcaaactcTAGGTATATATTCAGGATGATGCAGCAATAATATATATCCACGCCTTGCAACAGAACATCCCAAAATTAAAGTTACTTCACCATCCTGTGTATCACATACCTAGATAGCTAATTATATGTTTGGATAACACTTCTGTCGTACCTAGTGTCAAAATTTAAGCAAACGGGCATTTTAAGTTCAAAGTCAGTATAGACTTGTTTGAACAAGTTAGGAAACAAGCTAATGTTCATACCTAACAAGTTTcaaaatgtttataaactTGAGCAAAgagctagaaaaataaaacgccttatataatatgaaattaacATGAAACGATGCTGTTAGACTGCCCATTTGCTCTCGTGCATGATTGAGATGCCTGTAGATTGCAATCCTTTTTCTTTACTTGAAAGCAATATTCCATTGGTAGTCATATTTCGATGCACAATAGCTCAGAGATATTAtataatagtaaaaatatgtTGACAAAGTCGATCCTCAATATTGTTATTCTAGTTGCCATcctctttttttccaaaaaaaaaagagaaagagaaaaggaaaagaataaTGTTGTAAGCCGATGAAAACTGAGTTCCCAGCCCAATTTCAGTGTCATATATGACGGGCCAGATTTGGAACTCTATGGGCTTGTGGCATGCCAATCTGGCCTTGAATTCTGAAGAATTGTTGTTGGGTTTTGAGCACCGAGTCAGCAGAGTTTATGCAGAACTGTACAATGCAATTTGCCTCAAGTTTTCAATCTATCCATTTTACTCCCTTAAGTGTTAACTTTAGTTCAAATTTAGTTCAAACTTATCCTTAGACCACGAGCAAGTTCTagtttatctatagtcaatctaataatcaattcatacaatagtaacatacaaaacatcaatatatggtcccacatatcatacacatattttgtcttgaagcTCGTGTGCAGGtggttacaaattagtagtccacttctcttctctctccccttttatctctttaaaatatgcttatagctggcttatagtctactattgtatctgctcttAGAAAGCACATGATCAATCTTAATCAACATATTTCTCAATAAATGACTCGTACCCCTCATTCACATATgtaagaaaaagggaaaacatAATAGGCCTCACTATGTAAGCAGTAAAATTATGTCTTTAGGAAATTCCATATGCCGAACTTTCTATAGACATacgtcaaaaaaatatatgatgataTTTTCTCTAAGATTTGTGTACAATGAATTAGGTGGGTAATGCACAGTAATTTgttatgtaaaaataaaaaataattatttacttttaaGGTATGCAGTAAAGCTAAACCCTCATGTGCAGTTGCTGAAATAATAGAGAGTGGATATGCAatgctatttatttattttttctagtatATGCGACTTCAAGCTAAGGGCGAAAGAGACATTTTCTAATACAAATATTGATTATGACTAGCCATGTGGCGTGTCATGTGGATCTTTGGTCAATTTTAagccaaaataaatacatagaGGACAcgaatgaacaaaataaaagctcAAGAGTTAAATTGAGCCTTTGATAAAACTTAAGGGTTGAGATTGGGTATTCAccctttaaaaaatttctgcaCCTTTCTGGTTCAGCTTTTTTTCCTACACCATTTGTCTCCAAAACTCTCTGCGTCTTTATCGATCGGATGAATAAAAATGTGATGCATTTTAAAAACTCTGAgggaattaattaagaaataaaGTCAGTGGGTGATATACACATGTTTTGCTCATTGAGCATGCACCTTTTTAAGGGGAAAACGGAGGCTTTGCCATGTGATCCTCCGACAAGTGCGCGGTTTTAATTAGGCAGCAAGCTGCAGTTGGTTGGTTAGGTCAGTGACCACACCAATTAGGAGGCTTGGCATCGTTGGCTTCAAATTAGACGCTAGTTCTCCTATCACCCCCACGGCtatctttttggtttttgtttatatttataaattaaattttaaatttttaactttaattttaagttaattttgaggttttattgtattttatttttcagctttggcttgttttcctttttataaacccaaaagatgacccaAAAATATGGAATCAATCATAAGAGAAACAGCTTATTAACGATTTAAAATAacttgtaaacaaaaaaattatatacatgtttttatttatctaaaatgaatgctgaaaaataaattaggatgAAAAACTCCAGCCTTATATAATTgtgtgttttaaaatttatatttggcTTTTAACCATATGTACTTGTTGCGGACAATTTGAAGCAAACAAATTCACTGAACTTTGCATGGCCGTGTTCATTTctcgagaaaaaaatatgaagaggaagaaacatagactaataaaaaataatttcataaataagagctaatccacaagacgattttttaaaactaattaatctataattagcaaatgtttactgtaatatcacatagactaatcatgaattaattaggctcattagattcgtcttataaattagtctaagattatggatagattttattaatagtctacgtttactattttaaTAAGTATCTAAAGAGACTAAAAGTAAATCTTTGaaaacaaacacccctaaaCAAGTCCAAGTAGAGACGGATGGCACGGATGGCACATCTCCACACAATCACGGCCATGATCCATATTTCTATTGGGGGGACTAAAGTTGACACGGCCCCAACTGcttcttgtttttattttatccatcTAAAAAACTgctcttgtttttattttatccattagaaaaaaaactagtttttattttatgtggAGATTTTAAAAATCCACGTTTTTGCATTAAAAGCAGAAGAGTGCAGAGTGCAGAGGAAATGGATGGATGCCTGATCTTGCACGTGGTATTACGCACACACGTGCATCACGAACTCCATGTGCTCTGCCCGCTTTCTACGCCTCTAAATGTCAGTCTATACATAGAACTCACGGTGCAGATAAAGGATAGtttctatttgtatttattgttaCGTCACATAATCAATTTGGTTATATGatagattatttattaaagagagaggtaaaaataaagaaattagtTCAATTTGGTTATATGatagattatttattaaagagagaggtaaaaataaagaaattagtTATAGATTAAGAGAGAGATGAGTGTGTCATGTGATAACAAGATACAAACGTTATATTatgaaagataattttttgataCGATAAACCATGTTAGTTTTTAGTATTAGAAGTGCCCTTACTGTACCtccatcaaaaaaaatattttagcccattttattttgttttgctaagactttatttttgagGAGTTATTACACCAGAGTTTTAAATGTAACACAAGTGTATTGGGAACTGAAGCGGTGGGGAACAAATGTATTGgattttgaaaagaaaaatgctatTAGCCTcgtataagtatatatattttttagtttcttaaTTCTGATGGTTTCGGATAAGAGtatggttaaatttttaaaattttatcaataatttttagaatgcttagtttttagtttaaaaacactcCGACGTGAATCATAAAGAGTATACTTGCGCTCGTGCATCCTTCCGACTGATTTCATCCCTGCACACAAACAGCTGAAACGTTCTAATTTCGTTCAAGAATACAAGCATAGGCCACTACATATCACACGTTTCATCTttcatttaaagttttttttcatcatactCTAATCATCATTCCACTTGTTAATAAGGAAAAGCAAAAGGTCGTGTCTGGTTAATTTAGTTCGCACTAAACAATCTTTTACCACTtgtagtaaataaataatcttttattccctCTACTTTCTTATTtaacatcgttgacttttagtatcaaaaccattcattttattcaaataatttaataattaataattaatttattatggtctgatttattattaaagaaatttaattgaaaaaaattaaataagataaaaggtCAAcgatattattaataaataataaacaaggCATATTATTGTTGCAATTAGTCGAGGCCAGGAGCAGTAACGCAGTGGATGCTCCAGATCCCTCTAAACTCCAACTCCAGTAAAAGTTGCTCGTATGGAAagtaaaaatcatatcaaaactATTTAGCTAGCTTGATCTACTCCAGAACTCTAAAAAAAGATACGGAGTATATTGTCAATAATACCCTTATGGATTATGTGTAGTCATGATTAagcataatttaattatgtttcttttttatgtaattaaataccaattttttttaatttgaacaaCATAACTGTATGGTTACAAAATACTATATGACAGTTAacatacaatataaatatttagtaataatatataatagcattgtcattaatataaatgaaatgagTACAAAATAACATGCTATGATATAAATCTATTGTGCCGCAAGCGCTGCTGCCGAGTCCTACGCGTGTCATCGCCGCTTCGAACCGCTATGCGCTAAGCATGGAGGAAGATGGAGAGAGAATAGATTAGGGTACATGAGTAGCAGATTCAAGTAATTACAATGAAATAATAAAGGTACTGGGTCTGGGTCTTTTGGTATGGAGTAGAGCTGTGGAGCAGCAAAAATCCAGCTCCACccctatagtttattttttttttttaagagtagCTCCGCTAACtccgccaaaaaaaaaaagtagaattCGTATCATTTTACATAACTTCAGCTCGAGGTAAATTGGAGTTGGAAGTTAAAGTTGTCTAACAGACCCTTAATTCAATTCGTGCTCCTCAATGTGGCATCTCCAAcgcggcggtggtcggcggcTCCGCTCGATTTCACCGTGATGCCGACGGGGGTGTCCTCAATGTCGCCGCCGCGaatggccggccggccccgGCGGGAGACGTGAGAGATCCATGGGActgtgcgtgcgtgtgtggtGATGGTTAATAATTCACTGATCAGATATATCAGCAACCACGGGTTGCTGCTATCTGGTCATGAtgataaatcaaatcaatcGCGACTGTTACGTTCAAGTGACAGTGACTGCAGATGGAGCAGGAAGAGATCGATCACATGCAGTCAGGCGCTTTACCTGGTACCTGGGTGGATCTAGCCAGCGATATTAGAGGGTTTTTAGCTCACCTTTCTATTGATCtttatcataaattttagaggggttttctagattcttagttcattttttagaatCTATAGCTACACATTCTCAGAAGTTATGAACTGTTTGGGACAATTTCTGGCAGAAacaatttctgaaaaaaactGCAGCTAGAAAAAACCCCTCTAACCAAGCCCTCCCTCCTGTAAAAGGTACTAACTACTAGTATCATTTTTCTTcgagtatataaatatatattatttttgctggataaatatatattattttctttggcACCACAAGTGCCCACCGtagctcccccccccccccccccgccacCCCCACCCGTTACTACTCTGTAAAAATCTTGTAATTACCTTGCTCCTCTTCTTAATATATTTACACCCCTTAAGGGgcttcaaataaaaacaatgtcattgacttttatacatatatatacatatgtttgatttcttattaaatatgttcatgtaaatatgtgagtcatatttaaactatGTTTTCTAATCAATCAAGTTATGgcaattaaatgataattacataCTCTATCTctatccaaaatataaacattttaaagTTGTTTAGGAGtgattaagattgaaaaataatagtatAATACCTCTTAACAAAGAGGAATGGATGAAGGTGGAAAAATAGATAggggtaaaataaaaagaatcaatGATCAGTGTGATAATTAGTGCTATAAATGAATAGTGCcggaaatacttatattttggtacaaaattaaagctttaaaaataattatattttaaaacaagtggagtatattttaataggcAAACATATATCAAAAATCAAGGACATCGTTACTTCtgtattttcattttaatagatgttgtcattattttttgcaaatataaaaatgtaacttataataaattatatttagtaataaatacaattataacatgataaatgataattatataggtttttaataagacaaataattaatgataaaaagttaacggtgtcatatGAAGCGAGTAGGCGAGTACTACAAATCAGAGGTAGtagaaacacaaaaaatattataacttatataggAATGAACATTTTATGTGACTTTTGATCGAGATGTGGGAGCGTGAGACGAAATGGCCTCTCGCAGCTGTGAATTGGAATCGAAGTCAACGGGTCGCCTATACGAACATTTCTGCATGATGATTTGACCAAGTATTGAAAACGTAACAACAACCCAAAGGAAAATCAAACGAGCTCACACGGTAGAATGGAAAACTAAGATCAAAATCCAACTTTTCCTTAATTTCCACGGGCTCACGTCCCTTGATGAcccacattttttaaaaaaaagaaagaaaaatacaacttAAACACACAGTTAAccagaaataattaaaaaacagctttacttctctttatacgtacacaaatataaacattatcTCTGTAAATTTTAGCAGAAACTAAAATTAAGGTGaagttactttaataataGTTTAATGTCAAATGAGAGGTGAAATGGAAAATAACCATGACTGAGAGATGCTTAAATTTGAGAACAAAGTTTAAACGTGAAGAAACATTATACTTATGGGCATGCGAGTACTTCTCCGTctcaaaacattaaaatacAATATGAGATGTATCGTACTCTATACTACTAGTTTTAATACTTTGTGGGGAGGAGCGagtacatgtatatttttaaaaagaattttatatttagagagagaaaacaaggCAAAAGAGGGTCACACGTTCAGTTAGAGCGAGGTTAACTTATCTTTATCTTAATCGTTTTCCGCGGACACATTTCTCAAATTGCTAAAAagatacatattttacaaaaaatttctatatgaaagttatttttaaaaaatcatactaacatattttatattttttaaaataattaataattaattaatcatgtactacctccgtcccataataatctcatttttcgtttttccgtgtccaacgtttgatcattactcttatttaaattttttttgcgattaatatttttattgttactagatgataaaatataaataatactttatacgtgactaattattttaagttttttaacaaatttttgaaataagacgaatagtcaaacgttggacacagagtcacgtataaagtattatttatattttatcattcagtaataataaaaatattaatcacaaaaaaatttcaaataagacaaatgattaaatgttatacatagaaaaacaaaaataaaattattatgggactAAGGGAGGGCAGTACTAGTTACGTTTTCGGGTTAAGTTAGCGTGCCGAACGCGGCTAGGAGTACGAAGAATCCGGTCAGCGACCCCTTCCCAGTTGCGGCGGAAGGGTCTGCCTCCACTCCAGCTTCCAATAAAAAGCCTCTCCATCCGACCAGTCCCCAGAAGTCGCACGTCCATTCCACCTAACgttctcttctcctctcccGCCGTGGCTGGGGCAATGCGGATGGGGAAGTACGAGATGGGGCGGGCGCTCGGGGAGGGCCACTTCGCCAAGGTCAGGCTGGCGCGCCACGCCGACACCGGCGCCGCCTTCGCCATCAAGATCCTCGACCGCCACCGCATCCTCGCCATGAACATCCACCACCAGGTACTATACTATACttgctcttcctcctccttcctcctcgccctcggttgcttgcttgcttcctCAACTCAACTCCTCGGATTTCTCTTCAGATTAAGAGGGAGATCGCCACGCTCAAGCTGCTCAACCATCCCAATGTCGTCCGCCTCCACGAGGTAACCTTCCTTCCGCATCCCCACGCACTTCACCACAAaccagcctttttttttttgtgctgttGAATGATATGTTTTGGAGAAGAATAAGGCGCCATGGTCGCGCGCGGCTATTGCGCCATTGATGATGCCATCTTGAACTTCTGAATATTACTAGAAAACCCACTTTGCTCCTAATTCCTCTTTGGATAAACTCTTCCCCCCTCATGCGCAgtaaaataattgattttttccTGTTTCTTGACTTGGACATCTGCATAAACAAATGAGCACACGAAATGGCCAtccaataagttttttttctttccttacCCATGGAAGTAGGACAAGCCAAAGGCTCTTCCAGTTTCAGCAAGCAATCAACTTTTTTtcccatttcttttttttttctgcgcCTTTTGCTTCTTGGACTATTTTAGTCGGATCGGAATATCGGATGACGATGCGCCGTGCAGACTTGGATATAATGATTCAGAAATCCATGCACCGTAGCTTCCTCCTCTGCAGCAAAAACAAAGTTTGGTTCTCACGTCAAACCCTGCGAATCTCATCACACGCATCACCCACTGGAGAGCATTGGTATAGACTTCCTGGTGAGATCATGAGATTAGTAAGACCAAGGTTCTTGTGCGATCTGAGCGGTAGGATCTGCTGATCCGATGGCTGCTGTTGCTGTAAATATCCTGAAGGGTGCCTGCTTAAGCTGAACCATTCCAGTATCCTGCAATTTTGCTTTCTGACGAGGTTGGCCGACATGCATCAATAATCACAGCAACGGGGACACTGAGTTATCATTAGTCGCTTTAGGAAACTTTCAGTCCTGCAAGGCAGAGAAAACATAGAAAGGCTGCACGACATGAGCCCACTACCATTGGCACCGCATGACATTTCTGCAATGTAATTCAGAAAGGAAGTGTTAAACGTGGTGGTTTTGGTAAATACCATTTTTGGAGGTATTAGGTTCACCGAATGATTGCATTAGTGGATGAATGGCCATGGTAGGCTTGATTCTTGCAAGCCAAGATTAGAAAATGGTTTCCCAGCCGCAAAAGCAAAAACATCTGCACACCAGTGCGTTGACTCCCCAACGTTTTGGtatagagatagagagagagatgttGCGAGAGTTGATCAGATCTGTCTCCAGATTGTTCATTAAACTTCGTTTCTGTACGAGATGCAATTGAAACCAAGGATTAGCTGGGATTTGGGGCTTGATTCCTCCAGTGAAAACCTACTCCCTGAAACATAAAATTGTGTCAGAACATGGAATTAGCCTTTTTATTGTTGCAGTTcataaatgtaaaaaatatgctaCTTATCGGATGTCCACTTCCACTTGTCCAGCCTGAGTAGATCACTTGTTTATCCCCTGCAGGTTTCAGCTAGCAAGACCAAGATATACATGGTCCTTGAATATGTAAATGGAGGAGAGCTATTTGACAAAATAGTAAGGATCTTGCTTCTTAATTAAAGCAATGCTTCAAGATTTAATGAATCGAACTATGATTCCGATTAGGCTTTCACACACAACTTTAACAATCTCTAATGCATCACAGGCATTAAAGAGTAAGCTGTCagagaaggaaggaagaagacTCTTCCAGCAACTGATGGATGCTGTAAGCTATTGCCACGAGAAGGGAGTTTATCATAGGGACCTTAAGGTGACTACACAATACTACTGATCTATCTTTTGAGTTTCTACCCTTTGAATGTAAGCATAGGAAGTATGATCCAAATGGAATATacgattaatgcatgctattttCTGTATCTTCTGTAGCCAGAAAATGTCCTAGTTGATGCAAAAGGAAACATAAAGGTTTCGGATTTTGGACTAAGTGCCCTTCCACAAAATCAATGGGTATGGAATTTTCTCTTACATCAAATCAGCTGAATCAATTCGTTGGAGTCTAAA includes:
- the LOC102704076 gene encoding dirigent protein 5-like — translated: MATWSKASLIVAAAVVLVGLSSASGAHGGRRGRSFVSSYGEPCKEMRLYLHDIIYDYSNSTSNSTSAAATKPTALSTAVSRSGYFFGEVVVFNDPVTEGKALPPALEETAVRAQGLYLYDKKEAPNAWFAFSIVFNSTGRHGTLNLMGADLMSEKTRDVSVVGGTGDFFMARGVATLRTDEASSDLSYFRLQMDIKLYECYA